From Microcystis aeruginosa NIES-2549, a single genomic window includes:
- a CDS encoding tetratricopeptide repeat protein, translated as MGSSTQTLLVGSSVVAITVTASTFAINKAQETLAYRHEYFEKGQMAYQSVNCPEATADFTRVEETASFPFNNFDGLTDLAQRKMATCSSFMTANQQAKQAEQQKNLSKALFSRYLFNEQHDKDELTQAMSRSITGLFSTYGVAKLAGSESCDGLDKLINGGAIPNIQVNLPYFHDSCAKFYDKQGQSPQALAQRRRFLAVAPRHPLSRNVQIALVKNSNICSHASTFQDIPNIAKLPALMPVVYINCSQAYYNTISYPESKSFLQTLRQNYPNHSFAKVANNWLFSINQEIKMVKSEIYQSAETIKAKLALCTTTGVVGLGWVIDIWEFTTGRSCGLEERLEDWERYGGLIPWFGEAKGLGKGKRVYDFIQVASRWQGIDKTQSAAQDDQSLVELLKDKQMILLFAHHNPKLAKLVVPRLNQTVDTSKKTLFLEYLK; from the coding sequence ATGGGTAGTTCAACACAGACTCTTCTCGTTGGTAGTAGCGTTGTTGCGATTACTGTCACCGCTTCGACTTTTGCCATCAACAAAGCTCAAGAAACCTTAGCCTATCGCCATGAATATTTTGAAAAGGGACAAATGGCTTATCAATCCGTTAATTGTCCAGAGGCAACAGCTGATTTTACTCGGGTAGAGGAAACAGCCTCGTTTCCTTTCAATAACTTTGATGGTCTGACAGACCTCGCTCAACGAAAGATGGCAACTTGTTCTTCGTTTATGACCGCCAATCAGCAAGCAAAACAGGCAGAGCAACAGAAAAATTTATCAAAAGCCTTGTTTAGCCGGTATCTTTTTAATGAGCAACATGATAAAGATGAGTTAACGCAAGCAATGAGTCGCTCAATCACTGGGTTATTTTCAACCTACGGTGTGGCCAAATTGGCTGGGAGCGAATCTTGTGACGGCTTGGACAAATTAATAAATGGTGGAGCAATACCTAATATTCAGGTAAATTTACCTTACTTTCATGATTCTTGTGCAAAATTCTACGATAAACAAGGCCAATCTCCACAAGCACTAGCCCAACGTCGCCGTTTCCTTGCTGTTGCACCGAGGCATCCTTTATCTCGAAATGTCCAGATAGCGCTGGTCAAAAACTCGAACATTTGTTCTCATGCTTCAACATTTCAAGATATTCCTAATATTGCGAAATTGCCAGCTTTGATGCCTGTAGTTTACATAAATTGTTCACAGGCTTACTACAACACAATTTCTTATCCTGAATCTAAGTCATTTCTTCAGACTTTACGACAGAATTATCCCAACCATTCTTTTGCAAAAGTCGCCAATAACTGGCTTTTCTCAATTAACCAAGAAATTAAAATGGTTAAGTCCGAAATTTACCAGTCTGCCGAAACCATCAAAGCTAAACTCGCATTATGTACAACTACAGGGGTTGTTGGTTTGGGCTGGGTAATTGATATTTGGGAGTTTACCACTGGAAGGAGCTGCGGTCTCGAAGAACGCCTTGAGGATTGGGAACGTTACGGTGGATTGATTCCTTGGTTTGGGGAAGCAAAAGGACTTGGTAAGGGAAAAAGGGTGTACGATTTTATTCAGGTTGCCTCCCGTTGGCAAGGTATTGACAAAACGCAATCCGCAGCACAGGACGACCAATCTCTCGTTGAATTGCTTAAGGACAAACAAATGATCCTATTATTTGCTCACCATAATCCGAAACTTGCTAAATTGGTAGTACCTCGACTTAATCAGACCGTTGATACCAGCAAAAAAACTCTATTTTTAGAGTATCTTAAGTAA
- a CDS encoding pentapeptide repeat-containing protein — MLYTKLTYPLLATFLLWVSIIPADIVRSEIPAHLERLRKTNKCPKCDLRGADLTGAKLSGADLSGANLSNAILTVASLSAANLSGANLTNADLAGAKLVTANLSGANLSGMTRGHKGSGSNGVNFSYANLTNAKFVDADVSTCDFREANLTNTDFRGANLWRANLSGSNTTGADFRGAKFDDTIMPDGSRR; from the coding sequence ATGCTATATACAAAATTGACTTACCCTTTATTGGCTACTTTTTTACTTTGGGTTTCTATTATCCCAGCAGATATTGTACGCTCTGAAATTCCTGCTCATTTAGAGCGATTGAGAAAGACTAACAAATGTCCTAAATGCGATTTACGCGGGGCGGATTTAACTGGCGCAAAGTTAAGTGGGGCTGATCTGTCAGGGGCAAACTTGAGTAATGCTATACTTACGGTAGCCTCACTGAGTGCGGCAAATTTATCAGGGGCAAATTTGACTAATGCGGACTTAGCAGGGGCAAAACTCGTAACGGCAAACTTATCCGGGGCAAATCTATCAGGAATGACAAGGGGCCATAAGGGTTCGGGATCTAATGGGGTAAACTTTAGCTATGCTAATTTGACTAATGCCAAATTTGTAGATGCCGACGTAAGTACGTGTGATTTCCGAGAAGCAAATTTAACTAATACTGATTTTAGAGGTGCAAATTTATGGAGGGCAAATTTAAGTGGTTCTAATACCACAGGTGCCGACTTCCGAGGAGCCAAATTTGATGATACAATTATGCCTGATGGTAGCCGGAGGTGA
- a CDS encoding pentapeptide repeat-containing protein — protein MLLTKLIYPLLATCVVVIAIAPNSLVNAEIPAHLERLKKTNKCPKCDLRGADLTGAKLSGADLSDANLSNASLKGASLSGANLSGANLTNADLGGAKLVTANLSGANLSGIKKSQRGWEPFSSSVNFSSANLTNAKFVDADVSMCDFRGANLTNADFRGANLWRANLSGSDTTGADFRGANFDDTIMPDGSRK, from the coding sequence ATGTTACTTACGAAATTAATTTATCCGTTATTGGCTACTTGTGTAGTGGTCATTGCTATTGCCCCCAACAGCTTGGTCAATGCTGAAATTCCCGCTCATTTGGAGCGATTGAAAAAGACCAACAAATGTCCTAAATGCGATTTGCGCGGGGCGGATTTAACTGGCGCAAAGTTAAGTGGGGCTGATCTTTCAGATGCAAACTTGAGTAATGCCTCACTTAAGGGAGCTTCACTTAGTGGGGCAAATTTATCAGGAGCAAATTTGACTAATGCTGACTTAGGAGGGGCAAAACTGGTAACTGCAAACCTATCAGGGGCAAATCTATCAGGAATTAAAAAAAGTCAAAGGGGATGGGAACCGTTCTCCAGTTCGGTAAACTTTAGCTCGGCTAATTTGACTAATGCCAAATTTGTAGATGCCGACGTAAGTATGTGTGATTTTCGAGGAGCAAATTTGACTAATGCTGATTTTAGAGGTGCAAATTTATGGAGGGCAAATTTAAGTGGTTCTGACACTACAGGTGCCGACTTCCGAGGAGCAAACTTTGATGATACAATTATGCCCGACGGTAGCCGTAAATGA
- a CDS encoding pentapeptide repeat-containing protein, producing the protein MLLTKLIYPLLATCVVIVATAPNSLVNAANPAHLERLIKTNKCPKCDLRGAKLSYAKLGWADLSGANLTNAYLGGANLVGAKLVNADLRGADLRHATSSRANFSGANLSDAQLSDVKLSLANLTGTNLSNSNLRDATLVSTKLVNADLRGADVRDANFNSADLSGAKFIDADLLLCDFRGANLTNVDFRGANLTAANLSGSDTTGADFRGAKFRNTIMPDGSRRGD; encoded by the coding sequence ATGTTACTCACGAAATTAATTTATCCGTTATTGGCTACTTGTGTAGTAATCGTTGCTACTGCCCCCAACAGCTTGGTCAATGCTGCAAATCCTGCTCATTTGGAGCGATTGATAAAGACCAACAAATGCCCCAAATGCGATTTGCGCGGGGCCAAATTATCTTATGCTAAGTTGGGCTGGGCTGATCTTTCAGGAGCGAATTTAACTAATGCTTACTTGGGTGGGGCAAACTTAGTCGGTGCGAAGTTAGTCAATGCCGATTTGCGCGGGGCAGATTTAAGGCATGCAACATCATCTAGAGCTAACTTTTCGGGGGCAAATTTAAGTGATGCACAACTTTCGGACGTAAAACTAAGTTTAGCAAATCTAACAGGCACAAACTTGAGTAATTCTAATTTGCGTGATGCAACATTAGTCAGTACGAAATTAGTTAATGCTGATTTAAGAGGGGCAGATGTACGGGATGCAAATTTCAATTCGGCAGATTTGTCAGGAGCCAAGTTTATAGATGCTGATCTACTGCTTTGTGATTTTCGAGGAGCCAATTTAACCAATGTTGACTTTCGAGGTGCAAATTTAACTGCTGCAAATTTAAGTGGTTCTGACACTACAGGTGCAGATTTCCGAGGTGCAAAATTTAGAAATACTATCATGCCTGATGGCAGTCGTAGAGGAGATTGA
- a CDS encoding pentapeptide repeat-containing protein, which translates to MLSTKLIYPLLAACVVTVAIVQNGAVNSANPSHVERLKKTGNCPRCDLRGANLSNIFLQDADLSMANLTGAILINANFASVKLVGAKLVNADFTGVKIRDALNFSSADLTGAKFIDADVSMCDFRGANLTNVDFRGASLSGANLSSANTTGADFRGAHLENTIMPDGSRHE; encoded by the coding sequence ATGTTATCCACGAAATTAATTTATCCATTATTGGCTGCTTGTGTAGTGACCGTTGCTATTGTCCAAAACGGTGCTGTAAATTCCGCAAATCCTTCTCATGTGGAACGATTGAAAAAAACCGGAAACTGTCCCAGATGCGATTTACGTGGGGCAAATTTAAGTAATATTTTCCTCCAGGATGCAGACCTGAGTATGGCAAATCTCACAGGCGCAATCTTAATCAATGCTAATTTTGCCAGCGTAAAATTAGTCGGCGCAAAGTTAGTCAATGCCGATTTTACGGGAGTCAAAATTCGGGATGCCCTAAATTTTAGTTCGGCAGATTTGACAGGAGCTAAGTTTATAGATGCCGACGTAAGTATGTGTGATTTTCGAGGAGCCAATTTAACCAATGTTGACTTTCGGGGTGCAAGTTTAAGTGGTGCAAATTTAAGTAGTGCTAACACTACAGGTGCAGACTTCAGAGGCGCTCATTTAGAAAATACAATTATGCCTGATGGTAGTCGTCACGAATAA
- a CDS encoding methyltransferase family protein: MRLPCTLAAFATYIPAVYIPILLLTFARPPWDRWRFLGGALVIVFLVLLTVARLQLGNSFSVTAQAKKLVTTGIYSRIRHPIYIFSSVIVLGFAFYFKTSWIASLLIVILPVQFFRACREEKVLIRAFGETYLFYRNTTWF, encoded by the coding sequence ATGCGATTACCCTGTACACTAGCCGCTTTTGCCACTTACATTCCAGCAGTATATATTCCAATACTTTTGCTAACTTTTGCTCGGCCTCCTTGGGATAGATGGCGATTCCTCGGTGGGGCATTAGTCATCGTTTTCTTGGTTCTTCTTACAGTCGCTCGCTTGCAATTGGGAAATTCTTTTTCTGTAACTGCTCAGGCTAAAAAACTTGTTACTACGGGAATTTATTCACGAATACGCCATCCCATTTACATATTTTCCTCTGTAATTGTATTAGGTTTCGCTTTCTACTTTAAAACTTCTTGGATTGCGTCGCTCTTAATTGTTATTTTGCCCGTGCAGTTTTTTCGAGCTTGTCGGGAAGAAAAAGTTTTAATCAGGGCTTTTGGTGAAACCTATTTATTCTATAGAAATACAACTTGGTTCTAA
- a CDS encoding helix-turn-helix domain-containing protein, producing MDVVKQKKAVMIPVEMVETISWSEEAGLKLKEIREGQGLSRNKLVNKIRDAGRDISPQHIQKLETGFKAITGESQTAKSVGTATLRAILDALDYPLDRFLTEIGHK from the coding sequence GTGGACGTGGTGAAACAGAAGAAAGCGGTGATGATTCCCGTCGAGATGGTCGAGACTATCTCATGGTCGGAGGAGGCGGGATTGAAGTTAAAGGAGATTCGGGAGGGACAGGGACTATCTCGAAACAAGTTGGTAAATAAGATCAGGGATGCCGGTCGGGACATCTCCCCCCAGCACATCCAAAAGTTGGAGACTGGTTTCAAGGCAATAACGGGAGAAAGTCAGACGGCCAAGAGTGTCGGCACGGCTACCCTCCGAGCGATTCTCGACGCTTTGGATTACCCGCTCGATCGATTTCTCACCGAAATCGGTCACAAGTAA
- a CDS encoding tetratricopeptide repeat protein gives MDSKQVYRQGVNLLEAGQYEEAIACFNEVLYSETPLSFTRKGIALLKLHRYQEAINSFEEALKILPNHHEPLYNFETWYNLAVCWSCLGNDQQAITACKNAIENMPDHEGSWYILGLSLMNIGDLNEAIFAFDQAIKYNSNHADAWHNKGCALFKLDNYEDSLNCLETALKIEPKDSESLRIKGMVLSLMGRHEEALESYNQSLNLDSNNSNTWHLKSFVCFELEKYQESINSIEKVIEIEPDNYEAWCKKAESLSELKKYDEAVYCCDRCLQIQPGWADAWAIKGKAFLELKQYKQAIECCESCLNLEPDNRLAIFYKRSALARMEAEQIKKSFDNDEIRSQSNSSSNSSGWIYLLLIAIPLALLGYCSIQSRNRTPSTPSVPSSPVVNLSYQATCGSPPGSGSQWYAVVGDRQAYNIVKNRYCADSFIRKDGNVQTASFTSTQEAEQFAVALTNATGYRFWVQPSKGF, from the coding sequence ATGGACAGCAAACAAGTTTATCGGCAAGGTGTTAATTTATTAGAAGCTGGTCAATATGAAGAAGCAATAGCTTGTTTTAATGAGGTTTTATACTCTGAAACTCCATTGTCTTTCACTCGGAAAGGTATCGCTTTATTAAAATTACATAGATATCAAGAAGCTATCAATTCATTTGAAGAAGCTTTAAAAATACTCCCGAATCATCATGAACCTTTATATAATTTTGAAACTTGGTATAATCTTGCTGTTTGTTGGTCTTGCTTAGGAAACGATCAACAAGCGATTACCGCCTGTAAAAATGCGATAGAGAATATGCCAGATCATGAAGGTTCTTGGTATATTTTAGGGCTATCCTTAATGAACATTGGGGATTTAAATGAAGCAATTTTTGCGTTCGATCAAGCAATAAAGTACAATTCAAATCATGCTGATGCTTGGCATAATAAAGGATGTGCTTTATTCAAATTAGACAACTATGAAGATTCTCTAAACTGTCTAGAAACTGCTTTAAAAATCGAACCGAAAGATTCTGAAAGCTTACGAATTAAAGGTATGGTATTGTCTTTAATGGGAAGACATGAAGAAGCTTTAGAATCTTATAATCAATCACTCAATTTAGATTCTAATAATTCTAATACTTGGCATTTAAAAAGCTTCGTTTGTTTTGAATTAGAAAAATATCAAGAATCTATTAATTCTATTGAAAAAGTGATCGAAATCGAGCCTGACAATTATGAAGCTTGGTGTAAAAAAGCTGAAAGCTTATCAGAATTAAAAAAATATGATGAGGCAGTTTACTGTTGTGATAGATGCTTGCAAATACAGCCTGGCTGGGCTGATGCTTGGGCTATAAAAGGAAAAGCTTTTTTAGAATTGAAACAATATAAACAAGCGATTGAATGTTGTGAAAGTTGCTTAAATCTCGAACCAGATAATCGATTGGCAATTTTTTATAAAAGATCTGCCTTGGCACGAATGGAAGCCGAACAAATTAAAAAAAGTTTTGACAACGATGAAATTAGAAGCCAATCTAATAGCTCTAGTAATAGCTCTGGCTGGATATATCTGTTATTAATCGCTATCCCTCTCGCATTGTTAGGATATTGTAGTATTCAATCGAGGAACCGAACCCCGTCAACCCCCTCTGTTCCTTCCTCTCCAGTTGTTAACCTTTCCTATCAAGCTACTTGCGGATCTCCTCCTGGCAGTGGTTCACAATGGTATGCCGTTGTAGGAGATAGACAAGCTTACAATATAGTTAAAAATAGATATTGTGCGGATAGCTTTATTCGTAAAGATGGTAATGTACAAACCGCCAGTTTTACCTCTACCCAAGAAGCGGAACAATTCGCCGTTGCACTTACGAACGCGACAGGCTATCGGTTTTGGGTTCAGCCGAGTAAAGGATTTTAA
- a CDS encoding IS630 family transposase — protein MQKLREEYWEKIRDVRAEDLVFVDESGSNLGMTRLYGRAEKGQRVYDSVPLNRGKNVTIIGAIALKGLLAFINVFGAANGLIFEAFIATLLVPNLWKGACVLMDNASIHQKETLEPILQEVGARLEFLPPYSPDFSPIENCWSKVKILIRSMSPRTYADLEKAIVQAFSQITLRDIHHWFTHCCYCDTPFKEPT, from the coding sequence GTGCAAAAATTAAGAGAAGAATATTGGGAGAAAATCCGAGATGTTAGAGCGGAAGATTTGGTTTTCGTTGACGAGTCTGGCTCTAATCTAGGGATGACAAGACTTTATGGCAGGGCTGAAAAAGGTCAGAGAGTGTATGATTCAGTTCCGTTAAACCGAGGAAAAAACGTCACGATAATTGGAGCGATAGCGCTCAAAGGCTTGCTGGCTTTTATCAATGTATTTGGAGCCGCAAATGGTTTAATATTTGAAGCATTTATTGCTACATTATTAGTTCCAAACTTGTGGAAAGGAGCTTGTGTATTAATGGATAATGCTTCGATTCATCAAAAAGAAACCCTCGAACCAATTCTTCAAGAAGTCGGTGCTAGACTGGAGTTTTTACCTCCCTATTCTCCCGATTTTTCTCCCATTGAAAACTGTTGGTCGAAAGTGAAAATACTGATTCGTTCTATGTCACCTCGTACCTATGCTGATCTAGAAAAAGCGATCGTTCAAGCCTTTAGTCAGATTACATTGCGAGACATCCATCACTGGTTTACCCATTGTTGCTATTGCGATACCCCTTTTAAAGAGCCTACCTAG
- a CDS encoding helix-turn-helix domain-containing protein, with amino-acid sequence MKPYSLDLRQKIIETYEENNLSQRELAKRFRVALSFIQKLIKQWRETGNLNP; translated from the coding sequence ATGAAGCCCTATTCTTTAGACTTGCGACAAAAGATCATCGAGACCTACGAGGAGAATAACCTCTCACAACGTGAGTTAGCCAAAAGATTTAGAGTAGCTTTAAGCTTTATCCAGAAACTAATCAAGCAGTGGCGTGAAACAGGAAATCTAAATCCCTGA
- a CDS encoding DUF2252 domain-containing protein, giving the protein MNHQIETPIRSTSQARFRSREERIQMGKSLRERLPRSSHAIWQPPAAGREPIEIIEASNRGRLQELIPIRYGRMLRSPFTFLRGSAALMAYDLATTPKTDIIVQACGDCHLLNFGFFATPERNLVFDINDFDETLPAPWEWDLKRLVVSFVIAGRDSDLSDRESKAAAIDCARSYREHLREYSRLSPLEVWYTRIGVEQVLEMAPDEKTRKIREQMMTKARERIIEHLYPKIVTQSGGRNRFVDQPPILYHVNEPDWETLVREGLEDYRQSLPEERRVLFDRYQLEDFALKVVGIGSVGTRCYIALLFSEDNHPLILQVKEACPSVLEPYTAKSQYENQGQRVVTGQRLMQSSSDIFLGWTRGRGGNNFYLRQLRDMKFSLPIEGVSAVQLQRYAEFCGWTLARAHAKSGDAATISGYLGKGDQFDLALGEFAIAYAEQTEQDHAALVEAVKTGRVEALVEENL; this is encoded by the coding sequence ATGAACCACCAAATAGAAACCCCGATCCGGTCAACCTCTCAAGCTCGATTCCGTTCACGGGAAGAACGCATCCAGATGGGTAAATCCCTGCGGGAGCGATTGCCGCGTTCTAGCCACGCTATCTGGCAACCCCCCGCAGCTGGTCGAGAGCCGATCGAGATCATCGAAGCATCAAATCGAGGGCGATTACAGGAATTGATTCCCATCCGCTACGGACGAATGTTGCGGAGTCCCTTTACCTTTCTGCGCGGTTCCGCTGCTTTGATGGCCTACGATCTGGCCACCACTCCCAAAACTGACATTATCGTGCAGGCCTGCGGAGATTGCCACCTCTTGAACTTCGGATTTTTTGCCACCCCCGAACGCAATTTAGTCTTCGATATTAACGATTTCGACGAAACCCTGCCCGCACCTTGGGAATGGGATCTCAAGCGTCTCGTGGTCAGCTTTGTCATCGCCGGCAGGGATAGCGATCTATCCGATCGAGAATCGAAGGCAGCGGCGATCGATTGCGCTCGTTCCTATCGGGAACACCTGCGGGAATATTCTCGCCTCAGTCCCTTAGAGGTGTGGTACACGCGCATAGGAGTGGAACAGGTGCTCGAGATGGCTCCCGACGAAAAGACACGCAAGATACGGGAACAGATGATGACAAAGGCCCGCGAGCGCATCATCGAACATCTCTACCCCAAGATCGTCACCCAAAGCGGGGGACGCAATCGCTTTGTCGATCAGCCGCCCATTCTCTACCATGTCAACGAACCGGATTGGGAGACTCTCGTGCGCGAGGGTCTGGAAGATTATCGCCAATCCCTGCCGGAGGAACGCCGGGTCCTGTTCGATCGCTACCAGTTAGAGGACTTTGCCCTGAAAGTGGTGGGCATTGGCAGTGTCGGCACCAGATGTTATATCGCCCTATTGTTCTCGGAAGATAACCATCCCCTCATCCTACAAGTTAAGGAGGCTTGCCCTTCGGTTCTGGAACCCTATACCGCCAAGAGCCAGTATGAAAATCAGGGACAACGGGTGGTTACAGGCCAGAGATTGATGCAATCCTCTAGCGACATATTTTTAGGCTGGACCCGGGGAAGAGGGGGCAACAACTTCTATTTACGGCAACTGCGGGATATGAAGTTTTCTCTACCCATTGAAGGAGTATCGGCCGTCCAACTGCAACGCTACGCCGAGTTCTGTGGCTGGACCTTGGCCCGCGCCCACGCCAAATCTGGAGACGCGGCCACCATTAGCGGTTATTTGGGGAAAGGAGATCAGTTCGATCTAGCCCTGGGCGAATTTGCGATCGCTTATGCCGAGCAGACAGAACAAGATCACGCCGCTTTGGTGGAAGCGGTCAAAACAGGACGGGTCGAGGCTTTGGTAGAAGAAAATTTATAG
- a CDS encoding solute carrier family 26 protein: MVTRLNFSSEQFSLPGLKRLRSYRSAWLRGDIIAGITVAAYLVPQCLAYAELAGVQPIAGLWAILPPMLIYALLGSSPQLSVGPESTTAVMTAAAIMPLVAGDSSNYASLCSLLALLVGSVCCLAAFAQLGFLADLLSKPILVGYMAGVAVIMIVGQLGKISGMSLKAESLFGQIGEFSRHLSEIHPPTLILAAGVLIFLLLVQRRFPNAPGPLLAVLLATSAVYLFHLNERGIAVIGEIPAGLPSLKVPRGFSPQQFVYLLSSAIGIALVGYSDNVLTARAFGAKNDYRIDGNQELLALGALNIGNGIMQGFPVSSSGSRTAIGDSLGSRSQLFSLVAFLIVILVLLFLRPLLSLFPKAALGAIVIYAALRLIEISEFNRLRCFKTSEFRLALVTMFGVLATDILVGVGVAVGLSVVDLFTRLMRPHDAVLGEVPNLAGLHDIEDWQGATTIPGLVLYRYDAPLCFANAENFRKRAIAAIEAEQVPVEWFVLNAEAILDIDITAVDMLKELHRELIGRGITFAMARVKQDLYQQLKKGDLSETISTERIYPTLEEAIEAFHRKFWV; encoded by the coding sequence ATGGTTACTCGATTAAATTTTTCTAGCGAGCAGTTTTCCCTACCCGGGTTAAAGCGTCTGCGATCCTATCGCTCCGCCTGGTTGCGGGGAGATATAATCGCGGGGATCACCGTCGCAGCCTATCTCGTTCCCCAATGTCTGGCCTACGCGGAACTGGCCGGAGTACAACCGATCGCCGGATTATGGGCGATCCTACCGCCCATGCTTATCTATGCGCTGCTCGGTTCCTCACCACAACTCTCCGTCGGGCCGGAATCGACAACGGCAGTAATGACCGCCGCCGCTATCATGCCCCTAGTCGCCGGGGATAGTAGCAACTACGCCAGTCTGTGCAGTCTATTGGCCCTACTCGTGGGGAGCGTCTGCTGCCTCGCCGCTTTCGCCCAGTTGGGATTTCTCGCCGATCTCCTTTCCAAACCGATCCTCGTCGGCTACATGGCCGGGGTAGCGGTGATCATGATCGTCGGTCAGTTGGGAAAAATTAGCGGGATGTCACTAAAAGCGGAATCACTTTTCGGACAGATCGGGGAATTTTCCCGACATTTATCGGAGATTCACCCACCAACGCTGATTCTTGCCGCCGGTGTTTTAATTTTTCTGCTATTGGTACAACGTCGCTTTCCCAATGCCCCCGGTCCTTTACTCGCGGTTCTACTGGCCACATCGGCAGTATATTTGTTCCATCTGAACGAGCGCGGCATCGCCGTGATCGGGGAAATTCCCGCCGGTTTACCAAGTTTGAAAGTACCGAGAGGCTTTTCTCCCCAGCAATTCGTCTATTTACTCTCCTCGGCCATCGGTATCGCCCTCGTCGGCTATTCTGATAACGTCTTGACCGCACGCGCCTTCGGGGCGAAAAACGACTATCGCATCGATGGCAATCAGGAATTACTCGCCCTGGGAGCGCTGAATATCGGTAACGGCATCATGCAAGGCTTTCCCGTCAGCAGTAGCGGCAGTCGCACGGCGATCGGCGATTCCCTGGGCAGTCGATCGCAACTGTTTTCCCTGGTGGCTTTTCTGATCGTGATTTTGGTACTCCTGTTCTTACGTCCCCTACTATCCCTGTTTCCGAAAGCGGCCCTAGGGGCGATCGTGATTTACGCCGCGCTCCGTCTGATCGAGATCTCGGAGTTCAACCGTCTGCGCTGTTTCAAAACCAGTGAGTTCCGATTGGCGCTCGTCACCATGTTCGGTGTCCTGGCCACCGATATCCTCGTCGGGGTAGGGGTTGCCGTGGGGTTATCGGTGGTCGATCTGTTCACGCGGCTGATGCGACCACACGATGCGGTTTTGGGGGAAGTGCCGAATCTGGCGGGCCTGCACGACATCGAGGATTGGCAGGGCGCGACGACGATCCCCGGATTGGTTCTCTACCGTTACGATGCGCCCCTCTGTTTCGCCAACGCCGAGAATTTTCGCAAACGGGCAATAGCGGCGATCGAAGCGGAGCAAGTCCCCGTCGAGTGGTTCGTTCTCAATGCCGAAGCGATTCTAGATATCGATATTACGGCGGTCGATATGTTGAAAGAATTACATCGAGAATTAATCGGCCGTGGTATTACTTTTGCCATGGCGCGGGTGAAGCAAGATTTATATCAGCAATTAAAAAAAGGAGACCTATCCGAGACGATCTCGACCGAACGTATTTATCCAACCCTAGAGGAAGCGATCGAGGCGTTTCATCGGAAATTTTGGGTCTGA